The genomic stretch TGATCGACTTGATGATCGTCGGGAAGTCGCTGTACGACCTCCCGGTGGCGCCGGGGCCGCCGCGGAAGAGCGTGTCCCCGGAGAACAACACCCCCAGCTCGGGTACGTAGAGGCAGACCGAGCCGGGGGCGTGCCCCGGCGTGTGCAGCACGTGCACGGCCGAGCCGCCGAAGCGCAGGATGTGCCCGCCCGCCAGCGCCTGGTCCGGCGTGGCCGCCGGGTGCGTCAGCTTCCACAGCACCTCGTCGTCGGGGTGCAGCAGGACGGGCGCGCCGGTGCGGGCGGCCAGCTCGGGCGCGGCGTTCACGTGGTCGTCGTGCGCGTGCGTGCACACGATCCCCGCGACCCGGCGGTCGCCGACGGCCTCGGCGATCGCGGCGGCGTCGTGGGCGGGGTCGATGACCAGCACCTGGTCGCCGTCGCCGAGCAGCCAGACGTTGTTGTCGACCTCCCAGGTGCCGCCGTCCAGGCTGAACGTGCCCGAGGTGACCAGGCGCTCGACGCGCAGTGCTCCTTGGCCGGGCTCCGCCCGGCGGGCGCTGTGATGGATGTCCTCGCTGCGCTGCGGATCCATCACAGCACCACCACCGAGCGCAGCACGTCGCCGTGGTGCATCTTCGCGAACGCCTCCTCGACGCCGTCCAGGCCGATGGTCTCGGTGACGAACGCGTCCAGGTCGAAGCGGCCCTGCAGGTAGAGCGAGATCAGCAGGGGGAAGTCGCGGCTCGGCAGGCAGTCGCCGTACCAGCTGGACTTGAGCGCCCCGCCGCGGCCGAACACGTCCAGCAGCGGCAGGTCCAGGGTCATCTCCGGAGTGGGCACGCCCACGAGCACTGCGGTGCCGGCCAGGTCGCGCGCGTAGAACGCCTGCTTGAACGTCTCGGGACGGCCCACGGCGTCGATCACCACGTCGGCGCCGTTCCCGCCGGTCAGCTCCCTGATCGCCTCGACCGGGTCGGCCTCCTTGGCGTTCACCGTGTGCGTCGCGCCGAAGCCGCGCGCCCACTCCAGCTTCCTGCCGTCCACGTCCACCGCGATGATCGTGGTGGCGCCGACCAGGCGGGCTCCGGCGATCGCCGCGTTGCCGACCCCGCCGCAGCCGATGACCGCGACCGAGTCGCCGCGGCTGACCGCGCCGGTGTTGACCGCCGCGCCGAGGCCCGCCATGACGCCGCAGCCGAGCAGGCCCGCCGCCGCGGGGGAGGCGGCCGGATCGACCTTGGTGCACTGGCCCGCGGCCACCAGCGTCTTCTCGGCGAACGCGCCGATGCCGAGCGCCGGGCTC from Nonomuraea polychroma encodes the following:
- a CDS encoding S-(hydroxymethyl)mycothiol dehydrogenase — its product is MAHEVRGVVATGKGKPVGLETILVPDPGPGEALVKVLACGVCHTDLHYREGGISDDFPFLLGHEASGVVESVGAGVTDVAPGDFVILNWRAVCGSCRSCLRGRPQYCFATHNAVQKMTLTDGTPLSPALGIGAFAEKTLVAAGQCTKVDPAASPAAAGLLGCGVMAGLGAAVNTGAVSRGDSVAVIGCGGVGNAAIAGARLVGATTIIAVDVDGRKLEWARGFGATHTVNAKEADPVEAIRELTGGNGADVVIDAVGRPETFKQAFYARDLAGTAVLVGVPTPEMTLDLPLLDVFGRGGALKSSWYGDCLPSRDFPLLISLYLQGRFDLDAFVTETIGLDGVEEAFAKMHHGDVLRSVVVL
- a CDS encoding MBL fold metallo-hydrolase; amino-acid sequence: MDPQRSEDIHHSARRAEPGQGALRVERLVTSGTFSLDGGTWEVDNNVWLLGDGDQVLVIDPAHDAAAIAEAVGDRRVAGIVCTHAHDDHVNAAPELAARTGAPVLLHPDDEVLWKLTHPAATPDQALAGGHILRFGGSAVHVLHTPGHAPGSVCLYVPELGVLFSGDTLFRGGPGATGRSYSDFPTIIKSISTTLLTLPGETVVHTGHGDDTTIGAEAPQLEDWIRRGH